One window from the genome of Gloeocapsa sp. PCC 73106 encodes:
- a CDS encoding nucleotidyltransferase family protein, with translation MIQSISSAQLASYRAHGQKREQERREYQLLRQQKGWFVARQSAQILKQEFRAKRVKLFGSMLYLKRIHRESDLDIAVEGLIDCQYFQAVTRLLDLSDLSVDLVQVEHINTKLLTIINQEGVDL, from the coding sequence ATGATTCAATCAATTTCTTCAGCACAACTAGCAAGTTATCGAGCTCATGGGCAAAAACGAGAACAAGAGCGACGTGAATACCAACTACTTCGACAACAAAAAGGTTGGTTTGTAGCTCGTCAATCTGCTCAAATCTTAAAACAAGAGTTTAGAGCAAAACGAGTTAAATTATTTGGTTCAATGCTCTATCTCAAGCGAATTCATCGCGAATCTGACCTTGACATAGCTGTAGAAGGACTAATTGATTGTCAATATTTTCAAGCTGTCACTCGTTTGCTCGATCTTTCGGATTTATCCGTAGACCTAGTACAAGTCGAACATATCAATACTAAGCTGCTTACTATCATTAATCAAGAAGGCGTAGATTTATGA
- a CDS encoding helix-turn-helix transcriptional regulator, translated as MAKTTNGMKIIDSIIGNDQELRNLCEQASLNAHVAQLIYDARTEAGLSQAELAKLVGTTQSVISRLEDAEYEGHSLSLLNKIAQALNREVRIDLY; from the coding sequence ATGGCTAAAACAACCAACGGCATGAAGATCATCGATAGCATCATTGGCAACGATCAAGAGCTACGAAACTTATGCGAACAGGCTTCTCTCAATGCCCACGTCGCGCAGCTTATCTATGATGCTCGTACGGAAGCAGGATTAAGCCAAGCAGAACTGGCAAAGCTCGTAGGAACTACACAATCAGTTATTTCTAGACTCGAAGATGCAGAGTATGAAGGTCACTCCCTTTCTCTGCTCAATAAAATCGCTCAGGCACTTAATCGAGAAGTAAGAATCGACCTGTATTAA